DNA from Pomacea canaliculata isolate SZHN2017 linkage group LG9, ASM307304v1, whole genome shotgun sequence:
TGGTTTTAGTACACATTTGATTTCTATGAGACGACTACCATTGCTGCGTTCAATTAATTTGTGTTCATTTGACCGGGTGAATTGTTTTAATAGTTGGAATGTATTTTTGCTGTAACCTCCTGTCATTAACTCCTTGTGGTCTGGTACTGCTTCTGTGTACAGTTTTCTTTAACTGCCTTTATCCCCTTCCTGATGTTTAAGTTCATTGCTCTAAAAATAGAAGACTGTGGCTTgctttttatatctttcttcaAGGACTTCCTTTGGTTAAAAATATCTTGGAAATGATGCCTAACagaaattttctctctctctctccctctctctctaaaacCTCATATTCTTTTACACTAATGCCTTTTTGatgtttctagaaaaaaatgttgatatcgCAGTCTGTCATGTCCAGGCCTGAACAGGAACCCtcaggggaggaggagagttgggagacacgagcagacttggaaaagaacagtagagagcgaggcaaaggacgtgggaaccacatgggtcctactgaggggggctgccctatacagGGTCCGCTGACGAGACGTTGTTGCGGTCctgtgctcctcaaggagtaaaaAGGATTAAACTAAAcctgtattttttaatctgttaaCAGCTCAGGGAGCTGGAGCTGGAGAGGCCTGCGACGCTACAAATACTTGCGCTGATACTAACTCCGCCTGTGTAGCATCCAAGTGTGCCTGCAATGATGGCTACACTCAGTCTGGCACAACTTGCAATAAAAGTACGTTTTGCATATTAAAACGGTTTTGACAGGGCACTTTAACATATATTCAACCTATTGTGTTGATTTATTAACAGCAATAATGGTAATGACTTCCTTTCCTGAACATGCACATCCGTACAAGTATATTCCTGCACGCGAGAAAACTTAAGTTCTTTTTTCCATTCTCcttatttgttcttttacttcCATAGGCTTTCAGTAGTTGAGTAAGATGGactcttctttcttcacatACGACATAGTGTAGTTGATTTGTGGTGAAATAGGTGAATATTAAAGAAGGAACAAAGATAATCTGGTAAACTTGCAGTCAAGTGAGATAATGAGACAGGGCTTATCGCAGGACCATGTTCTTTGTTCCGCCAACTTCTCTGGCGATAAGTACCCATTTAACAGTTGGGTCAAATGGGGGAAGTATGTTGCCCCCTGCAGTGTCATGCTGACCAATATACTGTTAACGGTTCGCATCCTTCGTATTCTTACCTGCCAGCTGCCTTCCTTGTAAcgaaaaagaagtaaaacaggAATTAAGGTATGACCACACAGATATTTTTTACAACAgcaaaaactacagaaaaaaatatggactCATATCACAGAGTTATATTCAAATTACAAGTAATAAAATCCGCTCGTACTATCGAGTAGAAATAATACATGAACACAGCTCATGCTGACTTCTTCAACTGATGGAGAAGGAAAAGTAGATAACAGAATTGACGACGTATCACACTGATAaatagacaaacaaaaaacaaagaaaaacaataacagtgacatatgaaaaaaaggaaaaggataCTGGataaaaaagtgagaaaaacaaatttgtgtttACGTGGAAGTCAAGCgtaaaagtaatatttgtaaactACTGTAAAGAAGTTACAATTCAGACAagtgttatttatttctaattttgaaGACACGTAAGTTGATATCGTCTATACATGATTAATTCGGGAAAACAAACACGACGAAAGTTACCTTGCAGACAAATTTAGAATGGGCGATAGATGAGAGTCGACTTGACTGAGTTTATCTTAGAGAAACGAATATTTgaagtgtgtttatattttattgtagcCGGACTGTCCGCTCTGCTACTCAGGCTAAAACTGCCAACTTAGCACCAATCAGTCTGTTGGTCTTTggtgttttaaagaaaaggatGGATGTTCCTAAGGTGAATTATTTGCTAAGATTCTGGCTCCCGTTTCTCGGATACTTTATCCAATCTGCCTTGTGTTGTGCTCTTCATTCCCATCTATTAAAACCCGAACTTAGCCGACCTTCGAATCCACTAAAGAccttggtttttttccccaccgTAAAGTGTTTTTCTCCGGTATGTTCTTTAACTCTGCAGATCGTAATGTGTTCTGCTGTCACAACTACGAACGACAGAAACTCTTACACTCCTATGTCAATGAAGAGACTCACAGtagctaaacacacacacgacgtccaCATGCGTTCTTTCAACAAGAGACAACCTGTCAAGggtcttcttgtttgtttactctgaTGGCTCATGTTACACCTTAAGGCTGGCTGTCGTACTGCCAACTACAGTGCAATAAgcctacaaaattattttgtaaattagtattttttgtAAGCAAATGAAAGTGCtacaaaatataagaaaaacataGATTGAGTCTATATCGTTATTAGTTTTAGAGATATTGCTGCttgaagttttttatttttgttacggCTATGACTAATTTTTTTCGGACCAACTTTAAAGCTCGTCTATGTAGCATCGTAAAATGTCACAACATGTCGAGGACATTGTGCAAGAGGTTACCATTACTGATATTCTACtcaaatgacaaaaatctaATTTgcaaaatgactttaaaaaattacatcaaaactcgaaaaaggagagaacatcctaaaTGTGTCTGggaagcattgtcaacaaggggAGTGGAGCAGACGAAGACATGACAAGCCCCATCATCAAATTCAGGCTTGTTTTCAACAGCCTACCACCCATCTAACGCTCCAGACCATTAACCCTCTGCAGCAAGATCCAAATCTCAGACTCAAATGTAAAGGCAGCCCTACTGTATGGTTTTAAAACTtgaagagtgacaaacaccgTCAACAACAGGCTCCAGACCTTTGTCAACGAATCCCTACGCCAAATCACGGGAATTAGAAGTCCTGAAAAGTTCTCAAAAATCAGCATGTTAAACAAAAAACCAGCGAAAATGACATTAGTCACGGCACCAAGAAGCTAAAAGGCTGGATGAGAAATCACCATTGTAAAGCAGCTGACggttgactggaatcctcaggggaagaggaggccaatgcagacttggaaaagaagagtagagagcgaggcaaaggacgtgggaaccacatgggccctgCTGAGGGGTAGGAGGCTGGCCACAATGTGGTCCGCTGAGGAGATGTTGCTGCGACCCTATGCTAATCGGGGAGTGacaagaactaaactaaaacCTGTATTCTTTTTAATCTGTTAGCACCTCAGGCAGCTGGACCTGGAGCTGGAGAGGCCTGCGACGCTACACACAAGTGCGCTGATGCCAACGCCGCCTGCGTAGCAGCCAAGTGTGCGTGCAATGATGGCTACACTCAGTCTGGAAAAACTTGCAGTAAAAGTACGTTTTGCATATTAAAATGATTGTGACAATGTACTTTAGTATATAATACACCTTTTACGTTTATGTATAATTAGCGATAATGGTAATGACCTGCTTCCCTGAACATGCACATCCGTACAAGTATATTCCTGCATGCAAGAAAAAGTATGTTCTATTTCAGTCAGTAGCTGAGTAAGGTGGACTGTATTTTTTCACATGATGTATGTCGATACGACCTAGTTTAGATGATTTGGGGTGAAATAGCTGAGTTTTAGAGAAGATACAGACAAAGATAATCCTGTAAACTTGCAATCACGTGAGATAATTAGACACCACTTATCTCAGGACCATGTTCTCTTTTCCGCCTAATTCTCTGGAGATAAGTACTCATTTAACAGTTGTATCAGTTAGGGGAAGTATGTTGTGCACTGCAGTGTCATGCTGACCAATATACTGTCTGAAACTTGGAAAATGGCAAGCACCATCAATAAAAAGCTCCAGACCCTTACCATTCAATTCCTACTCCATATCTTGGGAACTAGATGGTCTTAAAAGATCGCTAGCATTAGTATGTCGAAAGAAAACGCAGCTAAAATTACATTAGTCAAAACACCAAGGAGCTCAAGGCTgacacttgactggaaccctcagtgGAAgaggagaccaaagcagacttggataagaacagtagagagcgagacaaaggacgtgggaaccacatgggtccaactgaggggggctgccctatacagggtccactggcgaggtgttgttgctgccCTGTGTTCCTCGGAGAGTAAAAAGTATTAAGctaaaacttgtttgttttatttgtgaacAGCTCAGGCAGCTGGACCTGGAGTTGGAGAGGCCTGCGACTCTACACACACGTGCGCTGATGCTAACTCCAACTGTGTAGCAGCCAAGTGTGCGTGCAATGATGGCTACATTCAGTCTGGAAAAACTTGCAGTAAAAGTACGTTTGGCATATTAAACTGGTTGTGAGAAAGCACTTTATATATAATCAGCCTTTTTAAATTGATGTATCAACATTCAGAAGTGTAATGACAGCCTTTCCTGAACGTATGAGCagattacaatattttttaaccaTCAAACAGTTAAAAAGCTCTACATATTTTGTTGTCTATAACATTAATAATTGCTTCTAGCTGATTGTAACAATTCAGCTTCCAGCTAAAATATATCACTAACCTTAAGATACTATCGATATATAACAATCAGTAAACTCTTGACCTTTTTGTTTTATGGCTAAAATTACAGTAATTGTTACAAAAGGACGctaaaactttcataaaaagcATGGTTTGATTCAGCTTAATACGTCGACCCATACATCCGGTTGTTATTTTCGCGTAATTTAATAAAAGCAGGCAATATTAGACAAATATATCAAAATCTATTTATTACATGTTATAATAATATTCGGTgggtttttatttcaataaaattggGATTAAAACAACGTACACATTTTTACTCCATGGCCGAAATCAGACTCTCATTTTGCGCTAATATTTAATAATCTACCATGTGTCGTTgtacattaacaaaataaatcacatttagCATTAGCATTCGTCAAACAggtcttcaaataaaaatttaccttTGTAATTCTATTTGGTGACTTATCATGATTTTCTTGGTCAGCCGCCATTGTGACTGGACACTTGTaccaactttttaaaacataatctCTATCTTGATCCGGGATGTGGTTCGTTATCATGAAGTGGACATTGCGATGTCATACACTATCAGATTTAGCAGCAATGctctttgaatttcttttaaactacTTTGAATTAAAAACGAGAGTTTTT
Protein-coding regions in this window:
- the LOC112572062 gene encoding tenascin-like isoform X2 yields the protein MQAILLVTVFSCLLAAAQGAGAGEACDATNTCADTNSACVASKCACNDGYTQSGTTCNKTPQAAGPGAGEACDATHKCADANAACVAAKCACNDGYTQSGKTCSKTQAAGPGVGEACDSTHTCADANSNCVAAKCACNDGYIQSGKTCSKSPSAGVSQPLSSGQRGGFIISLLLNISTP
- the LOC112572062 gene encoding tenascin-like isoform X1 is translated as MQAILLVTVFSCLLAAAQGAGAGEACDATNTCADTNSACVASKCACNDGYTQSGTTCNKTPQAAGPGAGEACDATHKCADANAACVAAKCACNDGYTQSGKTCSKTQAAGPGVGEACDSTHTCADANSNCVAAKCACNDGYIQSGKTCSKTGPSAGVSQPLSSGQRGGFIISLLLNISTP
- the LOC112572062 gene encoding tenascin-like isoform X3 — encoded protein: MQAILLVTVFSCLLAAAQGAGAGEACDATNTCADTNSACVASKCACNDGYTQSGTTCNKTPQAAGPGAGEACDATHKCADANAACVAAKCACNDGYTQSGKTCSKTQAAGPGVGEACDSTHTCADANSNCVAAKCACNDGYIQSGKTCSKNGGGRLSVSSWFLAGSLIMLLMALSLP